The genomic window TGCGGCTCATCACGCCGTTTTCGCCGCACATCTCCGAGGAACTCTTTGAGCAACTCGGCGGCGAGGGCTTCGCGTCGCACGCGCCGTGGCCGACGTGGGACGAGTCGCTGTGCGAACGCGCGACCGTGACCATCGCCGTACAGGTGAACGGCAAGCTGCGCGGCACGATCGAGGCCGCGGTGGACGCCGACGCGGCGTCGATCATCGCGGCAGCAAAGGCCGTGGCCAACGTCGCCGAGCATCTGGCGGGCAAGACGATCGTGAAGGAGGTCGCCGTACCCGGCCGTCTCGTCAACTTCGTCGTGAAATGATGCGCGCCACGCCGCGAACGCGGTACGTTCCGACGATCGTCGTTCTGTCGATCCTCGTCGCAGTGATCGGGTGCGGGCGAAGGGTGGCGGAGCAAGGTCCGGCGTCGCCCGCCGTCGCCGCATCGCCTGCGCCGTCCGAGGCTGCATCAGCCGCAGCCCCCACCGAAAAACACCTCGTCATCTGCGGCACGGCCGAAGCGCCGCATTTCGGATCGGACACGGTGTATCGTCTGCGCGACGCCGGATTCTCCCGCGCCCTGGTCGCCGATACGAACCGCTACGCGGGTCTGACCCCCGACCTTTTCGTCGTGATCGCCGACGCGCTCGAGACGGCCGACGCGGCACCCGGCGCCGTCGCGAAGGCGAAGGAAGCCGGCATCGAGTGCTACGCGAAACCCGCGACGGCAAAACCCGCTCCCGGCGATGCGCCGACGGTGTTCCTCGGCGTTGGACAATTCATGTGGGGCTGCCTCGAACCGGGCGTCGGTTTCCGGCCCTACCCCGTTTGCCGCGAAAAGTTCGAAGACGGCGCAGCCGTGTTGCGCGCGGCGCAGGGCACGCAGGTCTGCACGTGGGCCAACGATCCGAATTGCCGAAGCGAAATCGAAAAGGGGCTCGAGCGCGTTCGCGCGACCGGCGTTCGCAAGGTGGTGTCGGAAGAGCCCTGCGGCGACTACGCCTCATTCGAAAACGCGGATGCGACGGGAATGGCCGCGACACCTGCGATGAAACGGATCGATCTGGACGACAAGGCTCTGGCGCCGGTTCGAAAGACACTCGAATCCAAATACGGCGCCAAGTTCCCCTCGCTGCGGCTGCGCAACGGCATCGACATCGACCTCGACGGCGACGGGCAGACCGAGCGCGTCCTCGATCTCATTGCGGGTTATCGCGCCACCGAGAATATCGACGAGCAGATTGCGGGGGACATCCTGCAGCACGTGGCGATCTGGAAGGACGGCAAGCCCGTCGCGGAGCTGTTCACGCAGTTCGCGCCGGCCAAGGTCGCACGCGAGGAATACTACGTCGGCCACATCTACGGCTCGCTGACCACGCTGGCCGATCTCGACGGCGACCGGCTCGTCGAGATGATCGTCGTCTCCGGCTATCACGAAGGCGAGGGCATCGAGGTGTACGTCTACCGCAAGGGCCGTCTGACGCGCCTCGTCTCGGAAGGCTGCGGCGCCTGACGTAAAACGGGCCGGTGCACCATGGCCCCGGCCCGTCGAATTCGATCACGATTTCGGTTTTAGGCTTCGACCTTCGATCCCGGCTGCTCGATCGGGTACACGCTGACCTGCTTGCGCTTCTTGTCCTTGCGCTCGAAGGTCACGAGGCCGTCCACCTTGGCGAAGAGCGTCCAGTCCTTGCCGACGCCGACGTTACGCCCGGGGTGAATCACCGTGCCGAGCTGCCGGATGATGATGGTGCCCGCGGAGATGAACTCGCCGCCGTAGGACTTCACGCCGTAGCGCCGTCCCGCCGAGTCGCGTCCGTTCCGCGAAGATCCGCCCGCTTTTTTGTGAGCCATGGTTTACCCCGAGTCCGTCAGCCCGCGATGCTCTTCACGCGGATCTTGGTGTAGTATTGGCGATGGCCGTTCTTCTTCTGGTAGCCCTTGCGTCGCTTGTATTTCACGACGTAGACCTTGGGCCGCCGTTCCTGCTCCAGAATCTCCGATTCGACCTTCGCGCCGTTCACGAACGGAGCGCCGATGCGGCACGCGTCATCCGAGCGCACCATCAGCACCTGGTCGAAATTCACGGTCTGGCCGACCTCGCCTTCGATCTTCTCGATCTTGAGCGTGTCGCCGACCTTGGCCTTGAACTGTTGCCCGCCCGTAACAAATACGGCGTACATGATCGTCTCCCTCGGCCTTTGTCTTCGGTCAAGCCCTCGCGCTTCGTCCGATCGTCGTCCGCGGTTGCGCCTCTCACACCCCTGCGGGCTCGTGCGCAAAACGACGCGTCCCCTCGACGCGGATGGGGCGCACCGTATACCCGTAAAGCCGAGAGACTGTCAAGTCGGATTTGGTCCGCGCGATCCGAGGATTTTCGCGCGTGGCGAAACCTGCCACGAAAGGTTTTCGCGTTGACGCCCCAATGTTCGCGGTGCTAGTGGTGAGACGATTCCGACGGGGGAGCGCGCAATGATCGACCCGAAATTCGTGGGGCGGACTTATGGGCCCGTCAAGTACGTGGTGGGGCTCGAAAAAATCCGCGAGTTCGCGAACGCCACCGGCGACCTGAACCCGGCCTACCTCGACGAGGAAGCCGCGGCCAAGGGACCGCTGGGCGGGATCGTCGCGCCGCCGATGTTCGCGGTGGTCTATCAGAAGGACATGATGGGCGCGGCGCTCTTCGACCGCGAGCTCGACCTGAACCTCGCCATGCTCGTCCACGGCGAGCAGGATTTTCGCTTCCACTTCCCCGCCCGGCCCGGCGACGTGGTCGTTTCGCTCGGGCGAATCTCGAACATCGAACGCAAGGACGACAAGGACATCATCTCGATCGAGGTGGAGTCGAAGGTCGGCGGGCGCCTACTCACGACCGGCACGTACACCTTCGTGGTGCGGGGGTAACGCATGAAACGCAAAGCCGTTGAGGTGAAAGCGGGCGATATATTCTGTGCGACGAGCGGTGTCGGGCGCTATCAGCCGATCTACTACGCGGGCGCGTCGGGCGACTTCAACCCGATCCACATCGACGCCGAGTTCGGCAAGATGGTGGGGCTCGGCGGCGCGATCCTGCAGGGCCTGTGCACGATGGCGTTCACCGCCAGAGCGCACACCGACTGGGCGGGGGACCCGACCGCGCTGCGCAGGCTGAAGGTGCGTTTCGCGAAACCGGTCTATCCCGAGGACGACATCACCACCGCCGCGACGATTGCGTCGGTCGAGGGAAACACCGTCACGACGCAGTTCGTTTCGAAGAACCAGAACGGCGTCGAAGTCATCACGCGGGCCGTCGCGGAATTCGAACTCGACTGAATCCCCGGCACGGTCGCCGATGCGCGTGACCTTCCCCGACCGCGCGCTCCGGGAACGCCCGGTCGCGCCGCGCGGGATACGAAGAGCATGAAGTTGGACTAGGCTGGCGCCGCGGTTTTCGACGCGAGATATGCATCGACGAGCACGAGGGCGACCATGGCCTCGGCGACCGGCACCACGCGCGGCGCGATGCACGGGTCGTGGCGGCCCTCGATGCGGATCTCGCGCTCCCGGCCTTCGGTGTCCACGGTGCGCTGTTCGCGCGAAATCGAACTCGTCGGCTTGACGGCGATGCGCGCGACGATCGGCGCGCCGTTGCTGATGCCGCCCTGGATTCCGCCCGCGTGGTTGGTCACAAATCCGTCCGTGCCCATGGCGTCGTTGCTCTCGCTGCCGCGCAAAAGCGCCGCGTCGAACCCGTCGCCGATCTCCACGCCCTTGATCGCGCCGATGCTCATGAGCCCGAACGCGAGGCGCGACTCGAGTTTTTCGTAGATGGGATCGCCCCACCCCACGGGCACGCCCTCGGCGATGACCTCGACCACCGCGCCCAGGCTGTCGCCCGCGGCCTTCGCGGCTTCGATCGCGACCGCCATCCGCGCCGCCGCGTCGCCATCCGCGCAGCGAACGGGGTTCTGCTCGATCGCGTTCGCATCGAAACTTTCGGCGAGGATGTCGGCGACGCGCGTCACGTGGCCCGTGATCTTCACACCCAGCGGCGCGAGAATCTGTTTGGCCACGGCGCCCGCCGCGACGCGCGCCGCGGTTTCGCGCCCGCTGCTGCGTCCCCCGCCTCGCGGATCGCGAATGCCGTATTTTTTGAACCACGTGTAATCGGCGTGGCCGGGGCGGAAGATCTCGGCGATGGACGAGTAATCCTTCGAGCGCTGGTCCTTGTTGAAGATCACGAGCGCGATCGGCGCGCCGGTGGTCTTGCCCTCGTACAGCCCGCTGAACACGTGGACGATGTCGTCCTCGGCGCGCTGCGTGGTGACGGCCGACTGCCCGGGCTTGCGACGGTCCATCTCGGCCTGCACCGCGTCGAGATCGAGCGCCACGAGCGGCGGCGCTCCGTCGATCACCACGCCGATCGCGTGGCCGTGACTCTCGCCGAAGGTCGTGATCCGAAAAATTCTGCCGAAACTGTTGGCCGACATGATGCTCCGTCGCATTTGTCCGTTCGTGAAACGAGCCGTGATCTTAGCCCGAAGCGCGCCGCGCGGCGAGACGGGGATTCGACTTCGAGTTGCCCGTCCGGACACGACCGGCTAGGCTCGTACGTCGGAGTCACCATGGTTTCCAGCAACAAACGCGAGCGGCGGCGGCCCG from Deltaproteobacteria bacterium includes these protein-coding regions:
- the rpmA gene encoding 50S ribosomal protein L27 gives rise to the protein MAHKKAGGSSRNGRDSAGRRYGVKSYGGEFISAGTIIIRQLGTVIHPGRNVGVGKDWTLFAKVDGLVTFERKDKKRKQVSVYPIEQPGSKVEA
- the rplU gene encoding 50S ribosomal protein L21 — its product is MYAVFVTGGQQFKAKVGDTLKIEKIEGEVGQTVNFDQVLMVRSDDACRIGAPFVNGAKVESEILEQERRPKVYVVKYKRRKGYQKKNGHRQYYTKIRVKSIAG
- a CDS encoding MaoC family dehydratase N-terminal domain-containing protein, translated to MIDPKFVGRTYGPVKYVVGLEKIREFANATGDLNPAYLDEEAAAKGPLGGIVAPPMFAVVYQKDMMGAALFDRELDLNLAMLVHGEQDFRFHFPARPGDVVVSLGRISNIERKDDKDIISIEVESKVGGRLLTTGTYTFVVRG
- the aroC gene encoding chorismate synthase, whose product is MSANSFGRIFRITTFGESHGHAIGVVIDGAPPLVALDLDAVQAEMDRRKPGQSAVTTQRAEDDIVHVFSGLYEGKTTGAPIALVIFNKDQRSKDYSSIAEIFRPGHADYTWFKKYGIRDPRGGGRSSGRETAARVAAGAVAKQILAPLGVKITGHVTRVADILAESFDANAIEQNPVRCADGDAAARMAVAIEAAKAAGDSLGAVVEVIAEGVPVGWGDPIYEKLESRLAFGLMSIGAIKGVEIGDGFDAALLRGSESNDAMGTDGFVTNHAGGIQGGISNGAPIVARIAVKPTSSISREQRTVDTEGREREIRIEGRHDPCIAPRVVPVAEAMVALVLVDAYLASKTAAPA